The Corallococcus caeni genome includes a region encoding these proteins:
- a CDS encoding pilus assembly FimT family protein, which yields MSLPAPARRRRAPRGLTLIEISIALAIAAVMFAAVTVGIGAITGAKAKGSATELAGVIRSLYDSAALSGKTCRLVFEIPDPKREQPTRYHAECAAGGVTTSRDRDAALRDEARDRERTARAGNNGGDSRKNYTRAEGSQPSAQELMEEEKTRIESQATFSAYTAEEITPKELPAGVAVSVWTRQQREPVESGVAYLYFFPQGYTEKAMVFLRQGDNAWTLDVSPLTGKVFIAPEALEVPRS from the coding sequence ATGTCCCTGCCCGCTCCCGCCCGCCGCCGTCGCGCCCCGCGCGGCCTCACGCTGATTGAGATCTCCATCGCGCTGGCCATCGCGGCAGTGATGTTCGCCGCGGTGACCGTCGGCATCGGCGCCATCACCGGCGCGAAGGCGAAGGGCAGCGCCACGGAGCTGGCGGGCGTCATCCGCTCGCTCTACGACTCGGCGGCGCTCAGCGGCAAGACGTGCCGGCTGGTGTTCGAAATCCCCGACCCGAAGCGCGAGCAGCCCACGCGCTACCACGCCGAATGCGCCGCGGGCGGCGTCACCACCTCGCGCGACCGGGACGCGGCGCTGCGGGACGAGGCGCGCGACCGCGAGCGCACCGCGCGCGCGGGCAACAACGGCGGCGACTCGCGCAAGAACTACACGCGCGCCGAGGGCTCGCAGCCGTCCGCGCAGGAGCTGATGGAAGAGGAGAAGACGCGCATCGAGTCGCAGGCCACCTTCTCCGCGTACACCGCGGAGGAGATCACCCCCAAGGAGCTTCCGGCGGGCGTGGCGGTGTCGGTGTGGACGCGGCAGCAGCGCGAGCCGGTGGAGAGCGGCGTGGCCTATCTCTACTTCTTCCCGCAGGGCTACACGGAGAAGGCCATGGTGTTCCTGCGCCAGGGCGACAACGCGTGGACGTTGGACGTGTCACCCCTGACGGGCAAGGTGTTCATCGCACCCGAGGCCCTGGAGGTGCCCCGCTCATGA
- a CDS encoding type II secretion system protein GspG, translated as MTPEQTSSPTSAREARPVSGKQARARSSRLGRLLLLGVFVGAGLLAFALVWATEDNTLTPTQRQAREQIRRLEGFFKAHHRLMGFFPTQAQGFQPLIDSKVIDGTPIDPWGHPYVYRMEGKTGAVLSLGSDGKPGGTGDAADLFSGGIVAQEVQP; from the coding sequence ATGACCCCCGAGCAAACTTCCTCACCGACGTCCGCGCGCGAGGCGCGACCCGTTTCCGGCAAGCAGGCCCGCGCCCGCTCGTCACGCCTGGGCAGGCTGCTGCTGCTGGGCGTCTTCGTCGGCGCCGGCCTGCTCGCGTTCGCGCTGGTGTGGGCCACCGAGGACAACACCCTCACGCCCACGCAGCGCCAGGCGCGCGAGCAGATCCGCCGCCTGGAGGGCTTCTTCAAGGCCCACCACCGGCTGATGGGCTTCTTCCCCACGCAGGCGCAGGGCTTCCAGCCGCTCATCGACTCCAAGGTGATTGACGGGACGCCCATCGACCCGTGGGGCCACCCGTACGTCTACCGCATGGAAGGCAAGACGGGCGCCGTGCTGTCGCTCGGCTCCGACGGGAAGCCCGGTGGCACCGGCGACGCCGCGGACCTCTTCAGCGGCGGCATCGTGGCACAGGAGGTGCAGCCTTGA
- a CDS encoding sigma 54-interacting transcriptional regulator, whose product MPELVFFRRGEEVLRVAVDRARVVLGRGDSSDVAIPDPEVSRQQVALLWDGQKCRVEDLSGKGTKVAGAVVERGDLPDGADLELGQWRAVFRQHGASEDADAATEAGNATSVQGRDAQRWQPAQLRVKQGGTEAVHRLTGDSFTVGKDAGNDLVLQDRFISGRHLKVTRKDGVFHVVDLRSTNGTWLGPVRLFEAEVTLPTSLRVGEAELILEAVPAAKKEAQAFHGILGSDPSVRQLTDLIQRVAPSTAAVTILGESGTGKELVANALHACSPRANRPLIPVNCAAISKELIESELFGHEKGAFTGSVGARKGAFEEADGGTLFLDEIGELPLDLQAKLLRALESGEIKRVGASRPLHVDVRVVAATNRDLLAAAREGRFREDLYYRLCVVPLHLPPLRNRRGDVVALAEHFVRAFAPRGQTVRFTQAALERLQQHAWPGNIRELRNVVHRALLLRKGPSIDGSDLSFDQEVNRETGITVPELPPGMTLEQMLEKLERQIIETALRRFNNNRERVARELGLARSTLFKRLKDWGLTKQDEQE is encoded by the coding sequence ATGCCGGAGCTGGTGTTCTTCCGTCGAGGCGAGGAAGTGCTGCGGGTAGCGGTGGACCGGGCGCGGGTGGTGCTCGGCCGGGGCGACTCCAGCGACGTGGCCATTCCGGATCCGGAGGTGAGCCGCCAGCAGGTGGCCCTCCTGTGGGACGGCCAGAAGTGCCGCGTGGAGGACCTGTCCGGCAAGGGCACGAAGGTCGCGGGCGCGGTGGTGGAGCGCGGCGACCTGCCCGACGGCGCGGACCTGGAGCTGGGCCAGTGGCGCGCGGTGTTCCGCCAGCACGGCGCCAGCGAGGACGCGGACGCGGCCACGGAGGCAGGCAACGCTACCAGCGTGCAGGGCCGGGACGCGCAGCGCTGGCAGCCCGCGCAGCTGCGCGTGAAGCAGGGCGGCACGGAGGCCGTGCACCGGCTCACCGGCGACAGCTTCACGGTGGGCAAGGACGCGGGCAACGACCTGGTGCTCCAGGACCGGTTCATCTCCGGGCGGCACCTCAAGGTCACGCGCAAGGACGGCGTCTTCCACGTCGTGGACCTGCGCTCCACCAACGGCACGTGGCTGGGCCCGGTGCGCCTCTTCGAGGCGGAGGTGACGCTGCCCACGTCGCTGCGCGTGGGCGAGGCGGAGCTCATCCTGGAGGCCGTGCCCGCCGCGAAGAAGGAGGCCCAGGCCTTCCACGGCATCCTCGGGAGCGACCCGTCCGTGCGGCAGCTCACGGACCTCATCCAGCGCGTGGCCCCGTCCACCGCGGCCGTCACCATCCTGGGCGAGTCCGGCACGGGCAAGGAGCTGGTGGCGAACGCGCTGCACGCGTGCTCGCCGCGCGCGAACCGGCCGCTCATCCCGGTCAACTGCGCCGCCATCTCCAAGGAACTGATTGAGAGCGAGCTGTTCGGCCACGAGAAGGGCGCGTTCACCGGCTCCGTGGGCGCGCGCAAGGGCGCCTTCGAGGAGGCCGACGGCGGCACGCTGTTCCTGGACGAGATTGGAGAACTGCCGCTGGACCTCCAGGCAAAGCTGCTGCGCGCGCTGGAGAGCGGTGAAATCAAGCGCGTGGGCGCCAGCCGCCCCCTGCACGTGGACGTGCGCGTGGTGGCGGCCACCAACCGCGACCTGCTGGCGGCGGCGCGCGAGGGCCGCTTCCGCGAGGACCTCTACTACCGCCTGTGCGTCGTGCCGCTGCACCTGCCGCCCCTGCGCAACCGCCGGGGCGACGTGGTGGCGCTGGCGGAGCACTTCGTGCGCGCGTTCGCCCCGCGCGGGCAGACGGTGCGCTTCACCCAGGCCGCGCTGGAGCGGCTCCAGCAGCACGCCTGGCCGGGCAACATCCGCGAGCTGCGCAACGTGGTGCACCGCGCGCTGCTCTTGCGCAAGGGCCCGTCCATCGACGGAAGCGACCTGTCCTTCGACCAGGAGGTCAACCGCGAGACGGGCATCACCGTGCCGGAGCTGCCGCCGGGCATGACGCTGGAGCAGATGCTGGAGAAGCTGGAGCGGCAGATCATCGAAACCGCGCTGCGCCGCTTCAACAACAACCGCGAGCGCGTGGCGCGGGAGCTGGGCCTCGCGCGCTCCACCCTCTTCAAGCGCCTGAAGGACTGGGGCCTGACGAAGCAGGACGAACAGGAGTAG
- a CDS encoding type II secretion system protein GspJ, translating to MKRRMRGFTLMEVMVAVGITALMGTVVAMAFQTGINAKEVVEGEAERYRMVRVSLNRMAREIGSAFVSDRYDLRRFRDQNDRPTNFIGERDKLTFTTFAHQRLYTDVKESDQAVVEYFVENSSEKGARQRQDLKRRVNPNVGDRMDRGGTTDVLFEGVKGVEFAYWDSEKKEWDDEWDTRRTEKKAILPTRVRITVIALDEAGKEARYTTQTRIVLNTELPRFN from the coding sequence ATGAAGCGTCGCATGCGAGGCTTCACCCTCATGGAGGTCATGGTCGCGGTGGGCATCACCGCCCTCATGGGCACCGTCGTCGCCATGGCCTTCCAGACGGGCATCAACGCGAAGGAGGTCGTGGAGGGCGAGGCGGAGCGCTACCGCATGGTGCGCGTGTCGCTCAACCGCATGGCGCGGGAGATCGGCTCCGCCTTCGTGAGCGACCGCTACGACCTGCGCCGCTTCCGCGACCAGAACGACCGGCCCACCAACTTCATTGGCGAGCGCGACAAGCTGACCTTCACGACGTTCGCGCACCAGCGCCTGTACACGGACGTGAAGGAGTCCGACCAGGCGGTGGTGGAGTACTTCGTGGAGAACTCCAGCGAGAAGGGCGCCCGGCAGCGGCAGGACCTCAAGCGGCGGGTGAACCCCAACGTGGGGGACCGCATGGACCGCGGCGGCACCACGGACGTCCTCTTCGAGGGCGTCAAGGGCGTGGAGTTCGCCTACTGGGATTCGGAGAAGAAGGAGTGGGATGACGAATGGGACACGCGGCGCACGGAGAAGAAGGCCATCCTCCCCACGCGCGTGCGCATCACCGTCATCGCCCTGGATGAGGCGGGCAAGGAAGCGCGCTACACCACGCAGACGCGCATCGTGCTCAACACGGAACTGCCGAGGTTCAACTGA
- the gspN gene encoding type II secretion system protein GspN gives MATESKTARWKLVVGYTAFAVVAFILCLLLTFPYDAVRTRLVTEAAAHGLAVRIGGLRPGLSGVTATNVRVSKPPTPLGSDAVAALARGESGGLGPDELGEALVFDSVALRPSVFPPGVVMKLHGMGGTVDIHVGGLSGTSLNVDVDGVQASGGNLPKYTGVDMEGTLNAKLALQAPGTMMRGQPVDWSQATGTVALDTQGLTIKGGTAAIPMGGGPAMPMTLPRMVLGELKGDVQFDKGLGTVRDLNLKSEDLEGAGTGTVKLGRRLEYSELALDVRLKFEQAFQQRLGPLALAVNMLPQDRDNPGWRGGRLSGMVSSPRFGPKR, from the coding sequence ATGGCCACTGAATCCAAGACCGCCCGCTGGAAGCTCGTCGTGGGCTACACCGCCTTCGCGGTGGTGGCGTTCATCCTCTGCCTGCTGCTCACGTTCCCGTACGACGCGGTCCGCACGCGGCTGGTGACGGAGGCGGCGGCCCACGGGCTCGCGGTCCGCATCGGCGGCCTGCGTCCCGGCCTCTCCGGCGTCACCGCCACCAACGTGCGCGTCAGCAAGCCGCCCACGCCGCTGGGCTCGGACGCCGTCGCGGCGCTCGCCCGGGGCGAGTCCGGCGGGCTGGGCCCGGACGAACTGGGCGAGGCGCTCGTCTTCGACAGCGTGGCGCTGCGCCCGTCCGTCTTCCCGCCCGGCGTGGTGATGAAGCTCCACGGCATGGGCGGCACGGTGGACATCCACGTGGGCGGCCTGAGCGGCACGTCGCTGAACGTGGACGTGGACGGCGTGCAGGCCAGCGGCGGCAACCTGCCGAAGTACACGGGCGTGGACATGGAGGGCACCCTCAACGCGAAGCTGGCGCTCCAGGCGCCGGGGACGATGATGCGCGGCCAGCCGGTGGACTGGTCCCAGGCGACCGGCACGGTGGCGCTGGACACCCAGGGGCTCACCATCAAGGGCGGCACGGCGGCCATCCCCATGGGCGGCGGCCCCGCGATGCCCATGACCCTGCCGCGCATGGTGCTGGGCGAACTGAAGGGCGACGTCCAGTTCGACAAGGGCCTGGGCACGGTGAGGGATTTGAACCTCAAGAGCGAGGACCTGGAGGGCGCGGGCACCGGCACGGTGAAGCTGGGGCGGCGGCTGGAGTACAGCGAGCTGGCGCTCGACGTGCGGCTGAAGTTCGAGCAGGCCTTCCAGCAGCGGCTGGGCCCCCTGGCGCTCGCGGTGAACATGCTGCCGCAGGACCGGGACAACCCGGGTTGGCGCGGCGGGCGGCTCAGCGGCATGGTGAGCAGCCCGCGCTTCGGGCCCAAGCGGTAG
- a CDS encoding type IV pilus modification PilV family protein, whose translation MTTPTRRRSGFTLLETMVAMAILSVALMAIFDLNSGAVANHVYTKRLTVASLLARSKMTDLEQKLYDDGFEQDDDEQSGDFSDDGWPQFKWRARIIAPKTDGVTPDQLIGAIFNLPMGGGDSGDPLGGLAGLFGGSGGDSKGGSTPPGGTTTASPMGASAMSMAQPMFTQMVDQLTKSVREVHLTVYWKEGTQVESVDVVTHVVSLGPGGDRNGGFTPNAGSTPGAANQWVNPRTGQVVDNPIPGPNGQMLDPNTREPLVNRAQVLDQLNNPNGRQGGANGNTGINPRLPGGIFNGGLPGMPRGGTIR comes from the coding sequence ATGACGACTCCCACACGAAGGCGCTCGGGCTTCACCCTGCTGGAGACGATGGTGGCCATGGCCATCCTCAGCGTCGCGCTGATGGCCATCTTCGACCTCAACTCCGGCGCGGTGGCCAACCACGTCTACACCAAGCGGCTCACCGTGGCGTCGCTGCTGGCCCGCTCGAAGATGACGGACCTGGAGCAGAAGCTCTACGACGACGGCTTCGAACAGGACGACGACGAGCAGTCCGGCGACTTCTCCGACGACGGCTGGCCCCAGTTCAAGTGGCGCGCCCGCATCATCGCGCCCAAGACGGACGGCGTGACGCCGGACCAGCTCATCGGCGCCATCTTCAACCTGCCCATGGGCGGCGGCGACTCCGGCGACCCGCTGGGCGGGCTGGCCGGCCTCTTTGGCGGCAGCGGCGGCGACAGCAAGGGCGGCAGCACGCCTCCGGGCGGCACCACCACGGCCAGCCCCATGGGCGCGTCCGCCATGAGCATGGCGCAGCCCATGTTCACGCAGATGGTGGACCAGCTCACCAAGTCCGTCCGCGAGGTGCACCTCACGGTGTACTGGAAGGAAGGCACCCAGGTGGAGAGCGTGGACGTGGTGACGCACGTCGTGTCGCTGGGGCCCGGTGGCGACCGCAACGGCGGCTTCACGCCCAACGCGGGCAGCACGCCGGGCGCGGCGAACCAGTGGGTGAACCCGCGCACGGGCCAGGTGGTGGACAACCCCATCCCCGGCCCCAACGGGCAGATGCTGGACCCGAACACACGCGAGCCGCTGGTCAACCGGGCCCAGGTCCTCGACCAGCTCAACAACCCGAACGGCCGTCAGGGCGGCGCCAACGGCAACACCGGCATCAACCCGCGCCTGCCGGGCGGCATCTTCAACGGCGGCCTCCCGGGCATGCCGCGAGGGGGGACCATCCGATGA
- the pilM gene encoding pilus assembly protein PilM, translating to MARILGLDLGSHSVKGVVLTSGAKSSTTQAYAEVRRAQEGERADTLRAALEELLGKMPEGHVDQVVIALPGPSLTTHAVSLPFSDSKRVEATLPFEVGSQLPFDISEVVYDYQVVGQKDTGGKDKAADLLVGVVKKEELQSLLALLGGLQVDPRVITHPALAYQNLFTQMPGLFEGASEGGPVAVVDIGHERTSVAIGQPGKGVEFARTFAGGGRDLTRALATEFQTTLPEAHAWKEAHGAMASAAKGPDAERAANAFVRGLQPVLRELRPSFKAFAARTRRQVAAVVLCGGTARMPGLAEQLSKDLNLPVRVMALPADAAAMIGPQETPSAAQAYALAMRGNAAGAKAPRFNLRRGEFAFKGGYDYVKDRLGLLASFAVTLLLLLVAFGVVRNTVLSRREAEVDAVLCKTTQRILGTCETNYDRALNMLKGVESPAAALPAMSAVNLLAEVTQRVPPEVPVKFDRIQVDLDRIMLQGETDSSKQIDTLSAALKGHRCFKDVKEGKVEKTRDGQKVTFRLDVQVQCPGEKQGGET from the coding sequence ATGGCCCGCATTCTTGGCCTGGACCTGGGCAGCCACTCCGTGAAGGGGGTGGTGCTCACCTCCGGAGCGAAAAGCAGCACCACCCAGGCCTACGCGGAGGTGCGCCGCGCGCAGGAAGGCGAGCGCGCGGACACGCTGCGCGCCGCGCTGGAGGAGCTGCTCGGGAAGATGCCGGAGGGGCACGTGGACCAGGTCGTCATCGCCCTGCCCGGCCCGTCCCTCACCACGCACGCGGTGAGCCTGCCCTTCTCCGACAGCAAGCGCGTGGAGGCGACGCTGCCCTTCGAGGTGGGCAGCCAGCTGCCGTTCGACATCTCGGAGGTCGTCTACGACTACCAGGTGGTCGGCCAGAAGGACACCGGCGGCAAGGACAAGGCCGCGGACCTGCTGGTGGGCGTGGTGAAGAAGGAGGAGCTCCAGTCGCTGCTGGCCCTGCTGGGCGGCCTCCAGGTGGACCCGCGCGTCATCACCCACCCGGCGCTCGCGTACCAGAACCTCTTCACGCAGATGCCCGGCCTCTTCGAGGGCGCGTCCGAGGGCGGCCCGGTGGCGGTGGTGGACATCGGCCACGAGCGCACGTCGGTGGCCATTGGCCAGCCGGGCAAGGGCGTGGAGTTCGCGCGCACCTTCGCGGGCGGCGGGCGCGACCTGACGCGCGCGCTGGCCACGGAGTTCCAGACGACGCTGCCGGAGGCCCACGCGTGGAAGGAAGCGCACGGCGCCATGGCCAGCGCCGCGAAGGGGCCGGACGCCGAGCGCGCCGCCAACGCCTTCGTGCGCGGCCTGCAGCCGGTGCTGCGCGAGCTGCGCCCGTCCTTCAAGGCCTTCGCCGCGCGCACCCGCCGGCAGGTCGCCGCGGTGGTGCTGTGCGGCGGCACCGCGCGCATGCCGGGCCTGGCCGAGCAGCTGTCGAAGGACCTGAACCTGCCGGTGCGCGTGATGGCGCTGCCGGCGGACGCGGCCGCGATGATTGGCCCCCAGGAGACGCCGTCCGCGGCGCAGGCGTACGCGCTGGCCATGCGCGGCAACGCGGCCGGGGCGAAGGCGCCGCGCTTCAACCTGCGCCGGGGTGAGTTCGCCTTCAAGGGCGGCTACGACTACGTGAAGGACCGGCTGGGCCTGCTGGCCTCCTTCGCGGTGACGCTGCTGCTCTTGCTCGTCGCCTTCGGGGTGGTGCGCAACACGGTGCTGTCGCGCCGCGAGGCGGAGGTGGACGCGGTGCTCTGCAAGACGACCCAGCGCATCCTGGGCACCTGCGAGACGAACTACGACCGCGCCCTCAACATGCTCAAGGGCGTGGAGAGCCCCGCTGCGGCGCTGCCCGCGATGTCCGCGGTGAACCTGCTGGCGGAGGTCACCCAGCGCGTGCCGCCGGAGGTGCCGGTGAAGTTCGACCGCATCCAGGTGGACCTGGACCGCATCATGCTCCAGGGGGAGACGGACAGCTCCAAGCAGATCGACACGCTCTCCGCCGCATTGAAGGGCCACCGCTGCTTCAAGGACGTGAAGGAGGGCAAGGTGGAGAAGACTCGCGACGGGCAGAAGGTGACCTTCCGCCTGGACGTGCAGGTGCAGTGCCCCGGCGAGAAGCAGGGGGGAGAGACCTGA
- the gspM gene encoding type II secretion system protein GspM, with translation MGKLKELFAPLQTWFERLSDRERKLVALAGSAVLVFVLFVTLFSFANSAQGYRRRTQDKLAKLQEVQALATSYGEAQAERQNVEQQLTQSNVRLITYIEDKATAAGLTVPNMTPKGDVGVGDGKIIESSVELTFTDVDLRKLTDFLRTVETGPGIVKVKYLRVEPRPATDTLTAWTTVATYRMKQ, from the coding sequence ATGGGAAAGCTCAAAGAACTCTTCGCGCCCCTCCAGACGTGGTTCGAGCGGCTCTCCGACCGCGAGCGCAAGCTCGTGGCGCTGGCCGGCTCCGCGGTGCTGGTGTTCGTGCTCTTCGTCACCCTCTTCAGCTTCGCCAACAGCGCGCAGGGCTACCGCCGGCGCACGCAGGACAAGCTGGCGAAGCTGCAGGAGGTGCAGGCCCTGGCGACGAGCTACGGCGAGGCCCAGGCGGAGCGCCAGAACGTGGAGCAGCAGCTCACGCAGAGCAACGTGCGGCTGATCACATACATCGAAGACAAGGCCACCGCCGCGGGCCTCACCGTCCCCAACATGACGCCCAAGGGCGACGTGGGCGTGGGGGACGGGAAGATCATCGAGAGCTCCGTGGAGCTGACCTTCACGGACGTGGACCTGCGCAAGCTGACGGACTTCCTGCGCACGGTGGAGACGGGCCCGGGCATCGTGAAGGTGAAGTACCTGCGCGTGGAGCCCCGGCCCGCCACGGACACCCTGACGGCGTGGACGACCGTCGCCACCTACCGGATGAAGCAATAG
- a CDS encoding type II secretion system minor pseudopilin GspK: MALPYFQQAFRRRGKARAAVAPQAPPSPAARKHKRSRGVALIIALVSITLLTVVATEFAYNSRVDLQLAANQRDEVRAYYMARSGLSLGRLLLRFQKQVDQTPIPNPASLLSALGGALGGAGAGAGGANAFQPQSLNIQLWKLARVDCHMLKGLVKSDGAEGQDGRPVETEPVQVDSNFQMDGEEGENAGAATQMAAQMQRRSFGGFEGCFLATISDEEEKLNVMRLNTGGAEAQATAARMMDMFSDKRFEFLWQQDDANKVRSTPQDTVIALKDWSDEDTTQSTLNPKDPTNPFVAGFADEGSPYSRYEPRYDVKNARFDSLDELYRVHGVNDRFMAAFRDRLTVYPDINSKPNVNTDDPIMLGLAIMSAADPNRPDPRLTDPVFLNELISRIRAARMFNFFGMSVSDFVGVVEQAGIAVNPLIKGNVQQNRYLGDKSKTFTIKSVGEAGSVQKTLTAVIRLDDGLGKLVYYREE, from the coding sequence ATGGCCCTCCCCTACTTCCAGCAGGCGTTCCGCCGGCGCGGCAAGGCGCGGGCTGCGGTGGCCCCCCAGGCGCCGCCGTCGCCGGCCGCCCGCAAGCACAAGCGCTCGCGCGGCGTGGCGCTCATCATCGCGCTCGTCTCCATCACGCTGCTCACGGTGGTGGCCACGGAGTTCGCCTACAACAGCCGCGTGGACCTGCAGCTCGCCGCCAACCAGCGCGACGAAGTGCGCGCCTACTACATGGCCCGCTCCGGCCTGTCGCTGGGACGGCTCCTGCTGCGCTTCCAGAAGCAGGTGGACCAGACGCCCATCCCCAACCCCGCGAGCCTCCTGAGCGCGCTGGGCGGAGCCCTGGGCGGCGCGGGCGCGGGCGCGGGGGGCGCGAACGCGTTCCAGCCGCAGTCGCTCAACATCCAGCTCTGGAAGCTGGCCCGGGTGGACTGCCACATGCTCAAGGGGCTGGTGAAGAGCGACGGCGCGGAGGGCCAGGACGGCCGCCCCGTGGAGACGGAGCCCGTGCAGGTGGACTCCAACTTCCAGATGGACGGCGAGGAGGGGGAGAACGCGGGCGCGGCCACGCAGATGGCGGCGCAGATGCAGCGCCGTTCCTTCGGCGGCTTCGAGGGCTGCTTCCTCGCGACCATCAGCGACGAGGAGGAGAAGCTCAACGTCATGCGCCTGAACACCGGCGGCGCGGAGGCGCAGGCCACCGCGGCGCGCATGATGGACATGTTCTCCGACAAGCGCTTCGAGTTCCTCTGGCAGCAGGACGACGCCAACAAGGTGCGCTCCACGCCGCAGGACACCGTCATCGCGCTGAAGGACTGGTCGGACGAGGACACCACCCAGTCCACCCTCAACCCCAAGGACCCCACGAACCCCTTCGTCGCGGGCTTCGCGGACGAGGGTTCGCCGTACAGCCGCTACGAACCGCGCTATGACGTCAAGAACGCGCGCTTCGACAGCCTGGACGAGCTGTACCGCGTGCATGGCGTCAACGACCGCTTCATGGCGGCCTTCCGCGACCGGCTCACGGTGTACCCGGACATCAACTCCAAGCCGAACGTCAACACCGACGACCCCATCATGCTGGGGCTGGCCATCATGTCCGCCGCGGACCCCAACCGGCCGGATCCGCGCCTGACGGACCCGGTGTTCCTCAACGAGCTCATCAGCCGCATCCGCGCCGCGCGCATGTTCAACTTCTTCGGCATGTCGGTGTCGGACTTCGTGGGCGTCGTGGAGCAGGCCGGCATCGCGGTCAACCCGCTCATCAAGGGCAACGTCCAGCAGAACCGCTACCTGGGCGACAAGAGCAAGACATTCACCATCAAGTCCGTGGGAGAAGCGGGCAGCGTCCAGAAGACGCTCACCGCGGTCATCCGCCTGGACGACGGGCTGGGCAAGCTCGTGTATTACAGAGAGGAATAG